Proteins encoded within one genomic window of Platichthys flesus chromosome 17, fPlaFle2.1, whole genome shotgun sequence:
- the rims2b gene encoding regulating synaptic membrane exocytosis protein 2 isoform X14, with protein MSGPAGPAPPPGPGPGPDLSHLTEEERSIILSVVERQKKEEEKEQSMLKKLHQQFEMYKAQVKKLGEEPQAAQTARAESLTCGVCRQTKMADVCGRACCYCQSHFCARCGGGVPLRANKVMWVCNVCRRKQEILTQSGEFHSNTTSQGGPQPPVQGLSEGTRPLSNGDTDRRRSPSGSGHDGGGYLGLEEAALRAQRRPITDRRGRWHSQDLDARERRRQEEEFQARYRSDPNLARYPVQPQPSEENMRILAQVGRVRHQRRHSDVSLAPAEPDHLTLRHTVHRHNRPQGLFGSEGQRSFSVDRAYNHMSPTPPRRSPLPQQHLDPSSAHKRKAANESMVQRGRGMGKMHVIGSFSSSEEELVTSPEYTSCDEPDRDMDSQWWDHGSWRGEPGPMSMHPVTWQTSKDGERLIGRILLNKRMKDGTVPADTGALLGLKVVGGKMTDSGRLCAFITKVKRGSLADTVGHLRPGDQVLEWNGRVLQGATFNEVYNIILESKPEPQVELVVSRPIGDVSRAADGSHIQLVSSSSSFDSQKVGPSISVTSPMSPSVLSGQVSTVNRRPLVPRIQVKLWYDKVGYQLIVTVLGAKELPSQDDGRPRNPYVKIYFLPDRSDKSKRRTKTVKKSLEPRWNQTFMYSPVHRREFRERMLELTVWDQARLREEESQFLGEVLIELESALLDDQPHWYKLQLHDVSSLPLPSASPYLQRRGLQPEPSQTSRRLQRSQRISDIEFSDYDCEDGIGVISDYRQNGRDFHSSTLSVPEQVMSTNQCSRSDLVRMRSRSPSQPLPHSSGNPLYPLYREDAVRLLRGSKLSRAYSDAGQYSSLDRRSLRKMSVTNSLDSQDRYMNGPYHAPWTNPTMNGNCEDYSQDFIPDFPYDPDTYDEDVHRVNPQSGSTQTSPSGTPVCGRRVRQLPIAPPKGALDRGVMKDPSKVRDSLSFKSSDSDVSDVSAMSNASDTRSAPPLSRSEALDGQSVELGAGTEGKQEVAAEGGALLQKSESMEEAEEEEEEVKPSKPAPVAGAPLTKSSSVGGEICSLGRNDDDDDEKKRRSSFGARMMGMVGLGKKSQSASQLNPEEEEKKKKVVRLPVQRSIETGLAVEFKSRFTRQPSRDPDAEDPKPGALIFPGVKLASDQQFTGFLEGLGPAQLAGRQTLATPPMGDIQIGMVFRKERLDVEVIRARGLVGKQGNKNTPAPYVKVYLMDNGKCVLKRRTRMARKTLDPLYQQQLQFEENPEGKVLQIIVWGDYGRMDHKSFMGAAQILLDDLDLSIMVIGWFKLFPATSLVDPALAPLTNKETEGKS; from the exons ATGTCTGGCCCGGCCGGACCTGCACCGCCCCCCGGACCGGGACCGGGGCCGGACCTGAGCCACCTGACGGAGGAGGAGCGGAGCATCATCCTGTCGGTGGTGGAGCgacagaagaaggaggaggagaaggagcagagcaTGCTCAA GAAGTTACATCAGCAGTTTGAGATGTATAAGGCCCAGGTGAAGAAGCTGGGGGAGGAGCCTCAGGCCGCTCAGACAGCGAGGGCAGAGTCTCTGACCTGTGGCGTCTGTCGACAAACCAAGATGGCTGACGTCTGTGGCCGAGCGTGCTGCTACTGCCAGAGCCACTTCTGTGCCCGatgcggggggggggtccctcTCAGAGCCAATAAG GTGATGTGGGTTTGTAACGTGtgcaggaggaagcaggagattCTCACTCAGTCGGGCGAGTTTCATTCCAACACAACGTCACAGGGAGGTCCACAACCACCAGTGCAGGGGTTGTCGGAGGGAACAAGACCCTTGAGCAACGGAGACACAGATCG GAGGCGGAGTCCCTCAGGATCTGGTCACGATGGGGGGGGCTACCTCGGTCTGGAGGAGGCGGCTCTACGGGCTCAGAGGCGACCAATCACAGATAGACGAGGCCGCTGGCACTCACAG GACCTGGACGCTCGTGAGCGGCggcggcaggaggaggagtttcAGGCCCGGTACCGCAGTGACCCAAACCTGGCTCGTTACCCGGTGCAGCCGCAGCCGAGCGAGGAGAACATGAGGATTCTGGCGCAGGTCGGCCGGGTCCGACATCAACGGCGCCACAGTGACGTCTCCCTGGCACCGGCTGAGCCCGACCACCTGACCCTGAGGCACACAG TTCACCGTCACAATCGACCTCAGGGATTATTCGGatctgaaggtcagaggtcattctCTGTGGACCGGGCATATAATCACATGAGCCCCACGCCCCCCCGCCGCAGCCCGCTACCCCAGCAACACCTGGACCCGAGCTCCGCCCATAAGAGGAAGGCAGCCAATGAGAGCATGGTGCAGAGAGGGCGGGGGATGGGGAAGATGCACGTGATTGGTAGCTTCAGCAGCTCGGAGGAGGAGCTAGTGACCAGTCCAGAGTACACCAGCTGTGACGAGCCTGACA GAGACATGGACAGCCAGTGGTGGGACCATGGTTCCTGGCGTGGCGAGCCTGGGCCCATGTCTATG CATCCGGTCACATGGCAAACGTCCAAGGATGGAGAGCGTCTGATTGGTCGAATTCTTCTGAACAAGCGGATGAAGGACGGGACAGTTCCTGCGGATACGGGAGCGCTGCTGGGACTCAAG GTTGTTGGTGGGAAGATGACGGATTCTGGTCGTCTCTGTGCATTCATCACCAAGGTGAAGAGAGGAAGTCTGGCTGACACCGTGGGACACCTGAGACCAG GTGATCAGGTTCTGGAGTGGAACGGCAGGGTTCTTCAGGGAGCCACGTTTAATGAAGTTTATAACATCATCCTGGAGTCTAAACCAGAACCGCAGGTGGAGCTGGTGGTGTCCCGACCCATCGG AGACGTGTCCAGGGCAGCAGACGGTTCCCACATCCAGCTGGTCTCCA GTTCCAGTTCCTTCGACTCACAGAAGGTCGGCCCGTCCATCTCAGTCACATCTCCCATGAGCCCCAGTGTTCTTTCCGGACAAGTCTCG actgTGAACAGGCGTCCTCTGGTTCCCAGAATTCAG GTGAAGCTCTGGTACGATAAAGTCGGTTATCAGCTAATCGTCACAGTTCTTGGAGCCAAAGAACTTCCCTCCCAAGACGACGGCCGACCCAGGAACCCTTACGTCAAGATCTACTTCCTGCCTGACAGAAG TGATAAAAGTAAGCGGAGGACGAAGACGGTAAAGAAGTCGTTGGAGCCTCGGTGGAATCAGACTTTCATGTACTCTCCGGTCCACCGGAGGGAGTTCAGAGAACGCATGCTGGAGCTGACTGTCTGGGATCAGGCCCggctcagagaggaggagagtcagTTCCTAGGAGAG GTGCTGATTGAACTGGAGTCGGCTCTGTTGGACGATCAGCCTCACTGGTACAAGCTCCAGCTTCACGACGTTTCCTCTCTGCCACTGCCCAGTGCCTCCCCCtacctgcagaggagaggactGCAGCCTGAGCCCAGTCAGACCAGCAGGCGGCTGCAGA GGTCTCAGAGGATCAGTGACATTGAGTTCTCAGATTACGACTGTGAAGACGGCATCGGGGTGATATCAG ATTACAGACAGAATGGGCGTGACTTCCATAGTTCCACCCTCTCAGTGCCAGAGCAAGTGATGTCGACCAATCAGTGCTCCCGATCCGATCTGGTCCGGATGAGGTCTCGGTCACCGAGCCAACCGCTGCCTCACAG CAGTGGCAACCCTCTGTACCCGCTGTATCGAGAAGACGCTGTGCGACTGCTGCGAGGTTCGAAGCTGAGCCGAGCGTATTCTGACGCCGGCCAGTACAGCAGTCTGGACAG GAGATCACTGAGGAAAATGTCTGTTACCAACTCGCTCGATTCTCAAGACAG ATATATGAACGGTCCGTACCACGCTCCCTGGACAAACCCCACGATGAATGGAAACTGTGAGGACTACAG TCAGGACTTCATCCCAGACTTCCCCTACGACCCCGACACCTACGATGAGGATGTACACAG AGTTAATCCTCAAAGTGGATCGACCCAGACGAGTCCGTCAGGAACACCGGTCTGTGGCCGCCGAGTGCGCCAGCTGCCCATCGCCCCCCCCAAAGGAGCTCTGGACAGAG GTGTGATGAAGGATCCGTCAAAg GTGAGGGACAGCTTGTCCTTTAAATCATCAGACAGTGACGTCAGCGACGTGTCGGCCATGTCCAACGCCTCCGACACTCGATCTGCACCACCACTAAG CCGGTCGGAGGCCCTAGATGGTCAATCAGTGGAGTTGGGGGCGGGAACAGAGGGAAAACAGGAAGTAGCGGCAGAGGGCGGAGCCTTACTGCAGAAGAGCGAATCGATGGAagaggccgaggaggaggaggaggaggtcaagcCTTCAAA GCCGGCCCCGGTGGCCGGAGCTCCTCTCACGAAGTCCTCAAGTGTCGGGGGGGAAATCTGCTCGTTGGGCAGGAATGACGACGACGACGATGAGAAGAAGCGACGCTCGAGTTTCGGAGCGAGGATGATGGGGATGGTCGGACTGGGAAAGAAGAGTCAGAGCGCCTCGCAGCTCAACCCAGAAG aggaggagaagaagaagaaggtggttAGACTTCCTGTCCAGAGGAGCATAGAAACCGGTTTGGCTGTTGAGTTCAAATCTCGTTTCACCAGACAACCGAGTCGTGACCCGGACGCTGAGGACCCCAAACCTGGAGC GTTGATCTTTCCGGGTGTGAAGTTGGCATCGGACCAACAGTTCACTGGGTTCCTGGAAGGATTAGGCCCCGCCCAGCTGGCTGGACGGCAGACCCTGGCCACGCCCCCCATGG GTGACATCCAGATTGGGATGGTGTTCAGGAAGGAGCGTCTGGACGTGGAGGTGATTCGAGCCCGGGGGCTCGTGGGTAAACAAGGCAACAAGAACACTCCAG ctccgTATGTGAAGGTGTACCTGATGGATAACGGGAAGTGTGTTCTGAAGAGGAGAACTCGTATGGCTAGAAAAACACTGGATCCACTTTATCAACaacagctgcagtttgaggAGAATCCAGAGGGAAAAGTCctgcag ATCATCGTGTGGGGAGACTACGGCAGAATGGACCATAAATCCTTCATGGGCGCTGCTCAGATCCTATTGGATGATCTTGACCTGTCCATCATGGTGATTGGCTGGTTTAAACTGTTTCCTGCCACCTCATTGGTGGACCCTGCCTTGGCGCCTCTGACCAATAAGGAGACTGAGGGCAAGTCGTAG
- the rims2b gene encoding regulating synaptic membrane exocytosis protein 2 isoform X15, whose product MSGPAGPAPPPGPGPGPDLSHLTEEERSIILSVVERQKKEEEKEQSMLKKLHQQFEMYKAQVKKLGEEPQAAQTARAESLTCGVCRQTKMADVCGRACCYCQSHFCARCGGGVPLRANKVMWVCNVCRRKQEILTQSGEFHSNTTSQGGPQPPVQGLSEGTRPLSNGDTDRRRSPSGSGHDGGGYLGLEEAALRAQRRPITDRRGRWHSQDLDARERRRQEEEFQARYRSDPNLARYPVQPQPSEENMRILAQVGRVRHQRRHSDVSLAPAEPDHLTLRHTVHRHNRPQGLFGSEGQRSFSVDRAYNHMSPTPPRRSPLPQQHLDPSSAHKRKAANESMVQRGRGMGKMHVIGSFSSSEEELVTSPEYTSCDEPDRDMDSQWWDHGSWRGEPGPMSMHPVTWQTSKDGERLIGRILLNKRMKDGTVPADTGALLGLKVVGGKMTDSGRLCAFITKVKRGSLADTVGHLRPGDQVLEWNGRVLQGATFNEVYNIILESKPEPQVELVVSRPIGDVSRAADGSHIQLVSSSSSFDSQKVGPSISVTSPMSPSVLSGQVSTVNRRPLVPRIQVKLWYDKVGYQLIVTVLGAKELPSQDDGRPRNPYVKIYFLPDRSDKSKRRTKTVKKSLEPRWNQTFMYSPVHRREFRERMLELTVWDQARLREEESQFLGEVLIELESALLDDQPHWYKLQLHDVSSLPLPSASPYLQRRGLQPEPSQTSRRLQRSQRISDIEFSDYDCEDGIGVISDYRQNGRDFHSSTLSVPEQVMSTNQCSRSDLVRMRSRSPSQPLPHSSGNPLYPLYREDAVRLLRGSKLSRAYSDAGQYSSLDRRSLRKMSVTNSLDSQDRYMNGPYHAPWTNPTMNGNCEDYSQDFIPDFPYDPDTYDEDVHRVNPQSGSTQTSPSGTPVCGRRVRQLPIAPPKGALDRGVMKDPSKVRDSLSFKSSDSDVSDVSAMSNASDTRSAPPLRPAPVAGAPLTKSSSVGGEICSLGRNDDDDDEKKRRSSFGARMMGMVGLGKKSQSASQLNPEEEEKKKKVVRLPVQRSIETGLAVEFKSRFTRQPSRDPDAEDPKPGALIFPGVKLASDQQFTGFLEGLGPAQLAGRQTLATPPMGDIQIGMVFRKERLDVEVIRARGLVGKQGNKNTPAPYVKVYLMDNGKCVLKRRTRMARKTLDPLYQQQLQFEENPEGKVLQIIVWGDYGRMDHKSFMGAAQILLDDLDLSIMVIGWFKLFPATSLVDPALAPLTNKETEGKS is encoded by the exons ATGTCTGGCCCGGCCGGACCTGCACCGCCCCCCGGACCGGGACCGGGGCCGGACCTGAGCCACCTGACGGAGGAGGAGCGGAGCATCATCCTGTCGGTGGTGGAGCgacagaagaaggaggaggagaaggagcagagcaTGCTCAA GAAGTTACATCAGCAGTTTGAGATGTATAAGGCCCAGGTGAAGAAGCTGGGGGAGGAGCCTCAGGCCGCTCAGACAGCGAGGGCAGAGTCTCTGACCTGTGGCGTCTGTCGACAAACCAAGATGGCTGACGTCTGTGGCCGAGCGTGCTGCTACTGCCAGAGCCACTTCTGTGCCCGatgcggggggggggtccctcTCAGAGCCAATAAG GTGATGTGGGTTTGTAACGTGtgcaggaggaagcaggagattCTCACTCAGTCGGGCGAGTTTCATTCCAACACAACGTCACAGGGAGGTCCACAACCACCAGTGCAGGGGTTGTCGGAGGGAACAAGACCCTTGAGCAACGGAGACACAGATCG GAGGCGGAGTCCCTCAGGATCTGGTCACGATGGGGGGGGCTACCTCGGTCTGGAGGAGGCGGCTCTACGGGCTCAGAGGCGACCAATCACAGATAGACGAGGCCGCTGGCACTCACAG GACCTGGACGCTCGTGAGCGGCggcggcaggaggaggagtttcAGGCCCGGTACCGCAGTGACCCAAACCTGGCTCGTTACCCGGTGCAGCCGCAGCCGAGCGAGGAGAACATGAGGATTCTGGCGCAGGTCGGCCGGGTCCGACATCAACGGCGCCACAGTGACGTCTCCCTGGCACCGGCTGAGCCCGACCACCTGACCCTGAGGCACACAG TTCACCGTCACAATCGACCTCAGGGATTATTCGGatctgaaggtcagaggtcattctCTGTGGACCGGGCATATAATCACATGAGCCCCACGCCCCCCCGCCGCAGCCCGCTACCCCAGCAACACCTGGACCCGAGCTCCGCCCATAAGAGGAAGGCAGCCAATGAGAGCATGGTGCAGAGAGGGCGGGGGATGGGGAAGATGCACGTGATTGGTAGCTTCAGCAGCTCGGAGGAGGAGCTAGTGACCAGTCCAGAGTACACCAGCTGTGACGAGCCTGACA GAGACATGGACAGCCAGTGGTGGGACCATGGTTCCTGGCGTGGCGAGCCTGGGCCCATGTCTATG CATCCGGTCACATGGCAAACGTCCAAGGATGGAGAGCGTCTGATTGGTCGAATTCTTCTGAACAAGCGGATGAAGGACGGGACAGTTCCTGCGGATACGGGAGCGCTGCTGGGACTCAAG GTTGTTGGTGGGAAGATGACGGATTCTGGTCGTCTCTGTGCATTCATCACCAAGGTGAAGAGAGGAAGTCTGGCTGACACCGTGGGACACCTGAGACCAG GTGATCAGGTTCTGGAGTGGAACGGCAGGGTTCTTCAGGGAGCCACGTTTAATGAAGTTTATAACATCATCCTGGAGTCTAAACCAGAACCGCAGGTGGAGCTGGTGGTGTCCCGACCCATCGG AGACGTGTCCAGGGCAGCAGACGGTTCCCACATCCAGCTGGTCTCCA GTTCCAGTTCCTTCGACTCACAGAAGGTCGGCCCGTCCATCTCAGTCACATCTCCCATGAGCCCCAGTGTTCTTTCCGGACAAGTCTCG actgTGAACAGGCGTCCTCTGGTTCCCAGAATTCAG GTGAAGCTCTGGTACGATAAAGTCGGTTATCAGCTAATCGTCACAGTTCTTGGAGCCAAAGAACTTCCCTCCCAAGACGACGGCCGACCCAGGAACCCTTACGTCAAGATCTACTTCCTGCCTGACAGAAG TGATAAAAGTAAGCGGAGGACGAAGACGGTAAAGAAGTCGTTGGAGCCTCGGTGGAATCAGACTTTCATGTACTCTCCGGTCCACCGGAGGGAGTTCAGAGAACGCATGCTGGAGCTGACTGTCTGGGATCAGGCCCggctcagagaggaggagagtcagTTCCTAGGAGAG GTGCTGATTGAACTGGAGTCGGCTCTGTTGGACGATCAGCCTCACTGGTACAAGCTCCAGCTTCACGACGTTTCCTCTCTGCCACTGCCCAGTGCCTCCCCCtacctgcagaggagaggactGCAGCCTGAGCCCAGTCAGACCAGCAGGCGGCTGCAGA GGTCTCAGAGGATCAGTGACATTGAGTTCTCAGATTACGACTGTGAAGACGGCATCGGGGTGATATCAG ATTACAGACAGAATGGGCGTGACTTCCATAGTTCCACCCTCTCAGTGCCAGAGCAAGTGATGTCGACCAATCAGTGCTCCCGATCCGATCTGGTCCGGATGAGGTCTCGGTCACCGAGCCAACCGCTGCCTCACAG CAGTGGCAACCCTCTGTACCCGCTGTATCGAGAAGACGCTGTGCGACTGCTGCGAGGTTCGAAGCTGAGCCGAGCGTATTCTGACGCCGGCCAGTACAGCAGTCTGGACAG GAGATCACTGAGGAAAATGTCTGTTACCAACTCGCTCGATTCTCAAGACAG ATATATGAACGGTCCGTACCACGCTCCCTGGACAAACCCCACGATGAATGGAAACTGTGAGGACTACAG TCAGGACTTCATCCCAGACTTCCCCTACGACCCCGACACCTACGATGAGGATGTACACAG AGTTAATCCTCAAAGTGGATCGACCCAGACGAGTCCGTCAGGAACACCGGTCTGTGGCCGCCGAGTGCGCCAGCTGCCCATCGCCCCCCCCAAAGGAGCTCTGGACAGAG GTGTGATGAAGGATCCGTCAAAg GTGAGGGACAGCTTGTCCTTTAAATCATCAGACAGTGACGTCAGCGACGTGTCGGCCATGTCCAACGCCTCCGACACTCGATCTGCACCACCACTAAG GCCGGCCCCGGTGGCCGGAGCTCCTCTCACGAAGTCCTCAAGTGTCGGGGGGGAAATCTGCTCGTTGGGCAGGAATGACGACGACGACGATGAGAAGAAGCGACGCTCGAGTTTCGGAGCGAGGATGATGGGGATGGTCGGACTGGGAAAGAAGAGTCAGAGCGCCTCGCAGCTCAACCCAGAAG aggaggagaagaagaagaaggtggttAGACTTCCTGTCCAGAGGAGCATAGAAACCGGTTTGGCTGTTGAGTTCAAATCTCGTTTCACCAGACAACCGAGTCGTGACCCGGACGCTGAGGACCCCAAACCTGGAGC GTTGATCTTTCCGGGTGTGAAGTTGGCATCGGACCAACAGTTCACTGGGTTCCTGGAAGGATTAGGCCCCGCCCAGCTGGCTGGACGGCAGACCCTGGCCACGCCCCCCATGG GTGACATCCAGATTGGGATGGTGTTCAGGAAGGAGCGTCTGGACGTGGAGGTGATTCGAGCCCGGGGGCTCGTGGGTAAACAAGGCAACAAGAACACTCCAG ctccgTATGTGAAGGTGTACCTGATGGATAACGGGAAGTGTGTTCTGAAGAGGAGAACTCGTATGGCTAGAAAAACACTGGATCCACTTTATCAACaacagctgcagtttgaggAGAATCCAGAGGGAAAAGTCctgcag ATCATCGTGTGGGGAGACTACGGCAGAATGGACCATAAATCCTTCATGGGCGCTGCTCAGATCCTATTGGATGATCTTGACCTGTCCATCATGGTGATTGGCTGGTTTAAACTGTTTCCTGCCACCTCATTGGTGGACCCTGCCTTGGCGCCTCTGACCAATAAGGAGACTGAGGGCAAGTCGTAG